A single Pseudodesulfovibrio aespoeensis Aspo-2 DNA region contains:
- a CDS encoding FlxA-like family protein gives MVIELGLTQQASQFNEALDIKTAPATQKTTEETAQASKAPEQQGDTVVISQEARALAAAVKSEETESDSKDSDSKSTQEQLISSLEKQIEKLEEEIDELEESDLPEKQKQQQIQAKQAQLMQLNDQLLKAQQEQLELEGQVSGGGTSAQGFGNSLADF, from the coding sequence ATGGTTATCGAACTCGGCCTGACCCAGCAGGCTTCGCAATTCAACGAGGCTCTGGACATCAAGACAGCGCCCGCAACCCAGAAAACCACCGAGGAGACGGCCCAGGCCTCCAAGGCGCCGGAGCAGCAGGGCGACACCGTGGTCATCTCCCAGGAGGCCCGCGCCCTGGCCGCGGCGGTCAAGAGCGAGGAGACGGAATCCGACAGCAAGGACAGCGACAGCAAATCCACCCAGGAGCAGCTCATCAGCAGCCTGGAGAAGCAGATCGAGAAGCTGGAGGAGGAGATCGACGAGCTTGAGGAATCCGACCTGCCGGAAAAACAGAAGCAGCAGCAGATTCAGGCCAAGCAGGCCCAGTTGATGCAGCTCAACGACCAGTTGCTCAAGGCGCAGCAGGAGCAGCTCGAACTGGAGGGCCAGGTTTCGGGCGGCGGCACCAGCGCCCAGGGGTTCGGCAACAGCCTGGCCGATTTCTAG
- the acs gene encoding acetate--CoA ligase encodes MSAEKKIESLQKDGLIFNPDASMQPQAWIRSMDDYHAAHKRALEDPDGYWGERAKELITWFSEFDTVLEADYDTPQFKWFSGGTTNVSYNCLDRHLTDGRRNKAALIWQGEPEADVKVYTYQMLHTEVCRFANVLKKKGVKRGDRVALYMPMIPELAIAMLACTRLGAVHSIVFAGFSAVALQSRIDDSAAKVLVTADAVLRAGKTIPLKPNADEALKSCPSIEQCVVVRRGGNDITMVEGRDSWWHDEVSADDITGECPCEEMDAEDPLFILYTSGSTGKPKGVLHTTGGYLTYTAHTTQYVFDVKDDDVYWCTADVGWITGHSYIVYGPLALGATSVMFEGVPSYPRPDRFWRIVDKFKVNIFYTAPTVIRSLMREGDEWTKHYDLSSLRLLGSVGEPINPEAWLWYHSAIGGGKLPIVDTWWQTETGGIMISAMPYATPLKPGSATLPLPGISAKIVRRDGTQAEPNEGGHLIIDRPWPGMLRSVYGDPGRYKTTYFAGFPGAYEAGDGARVDTDGYFWIMGRLDDVINVSGHRMGTAEIESALVAHPDVTEAAVVGMPHDIKGETIYAYVTLKAGIEPSDEIMKALKVWVRKEIGPIATPEFIQFADGLPKTRSGKIMRRVLRKIVEGSSDFGDTSTLADPSVVTDLVEGNKDLRG; translated from the coding sequence ATGAGCGCAGAGAAAAAGATCGAGAGTTTGCAAAAGGACGGACTGATTTTCAACCCCGACGCCTCCATGCAGCCCCAGGCCTGGATCAGGAGCATGGACGACTACCACGCCGCCCACAAGCGCGCCCTGGAAGACCCAGACGGCTACTGGGGCGAGCGGGCCAAGGAACTGATCACCTGGTTTTCCGAGTTCGACACCGTGCTTGAGGCGGACTACGACACCCCGCAGTTCAAGTGGTTCTCAGGCGGCACGACCAATGTCTCGTACAACTGCCTTGACCGGCACCTGACCGATGGCCGCCGCAACAAGGCCGCCCTCATCTGGCAGGGCGAGCCCGAGGCGGATGTCAAGGTCTACACCTACCAGATGCTGCACACCGAGGTCTGCCGCTTCGCCAACGTGCTCAAGAAAAAGGGCGTCAAGCGCGGCGACCGCGTGGCCCTGTACATGCCCATGATCCCGGAGCTGGCCATTGCCATGCTCGCCTGCACCCGGCTGGGCGCGGTCCACTCCATCGTCTTTGCCGGATTCTCTGCCGTGGCCCTGCAGTCGCGCATCGACGACAGCGCGGCCAAGGTGCTGGTCACTGCCGACGCCGTGCTGCGCGCGGGCAAGACCATCCCCCTCAAGCCCAATGCGGACGAAGCCCTCAAGAGCTGCCCGAGCATCGAGCAGTGCGTCGTGGTCCGGCGCGGCGGCAACGACATCACCATGGTCGAGGGCCGCGACTCCTGGTGGCACGACGAGGTCAGCGCCGACGACATCACGGGCGAATGCCCCTGTGAGGAGATGGACGCCGAAGATCCGCTGTTCATCCTCTACACCTCCGGCTCCACCGGCAAGCCCAAGGGCGTGCTGCACACCACCGGCGGCTACCTGACCTATACGGCCCACACCACCCAGTACGTCTTCGACGTCAAGGACGACGATGTTTACTGGTGCACCGCCGATGTTGGCTGGATCACCGGCCATTCCTACATCGTCTACGGTCCGCTGGCGCTTGGCGCCACCTCGGTCATGTTCGAGGGCGTGCCGAGCTATCCTAGGCCCGATCGCTTCTGGCGCATCGTGGACAAGTTCAAGGTCAACATTTTCTACACCGCGCCCACGGTCATCCGCTCCCTGATGCGCGAGGGCGACGAGTGGACCAAGCACTACGACCTCTCCTCCCTGCGCCTGCTCGGCAGCGTGGGCGAGCCCATCAACCCCGAGGCGTGGCTGTGGTACCACTCGGCCATCGGCGGCGGCAAATTGCCCATCGTGGACACCTGGTGGCAGACCGAGACCGGCGGCATCATGATCTCGGCCATGCCCTACGCCACACCGCTCAAGCCCGGCTCGGCCACCCTGCCCCTGCCCGGCATCTCGGCCAAGATCGTGCGCCGCGACGGCACCCAGGCCGAGCCCAACGAGGGCGGCCACCTGATCATCGACAGGCCGTGGCCCGGCATGCTCCGTAGCGTGTACGGCGACCCGGGCCGCTACAAGACCACCTACTTCGCCGGATTCCCCGGCGCCTACGAGGCGGGCGACGGCGCGCGTGTGGACACCGACGGCTACTTCTGGATCATGGGCCGTCTGGACGATGTCATCAACGTTTCGGGCCACCGCATGGGCACCGCGGAGATCGAATCCGCCCTGGTGGCCCACCCGGACGTGACCGAGGCTGCCGTGGTCGGCATGCCCCACGACATCAAGGGCGAGACCATCTACGCCTACGTCACCCTCAAGGCGGGCATCGAGCCCTCCGACGAGATCATGAAGGCCCTCAAGGTCTGGGTGCGCAAGGAGATCGGTCCCATTGCCACCCCCGAATTCATCCAGTTCGCCGACGGCCTGCCCAAGACGCGCTCGGGCAAGATCATGCGCCGGGTGCTGCGCAAGATCGTCGAGGGCTCAAGCGACTTCGGCGACACCTCCACCCTGGCCGATCCGAGCGTGGTCACCGATCTGGTGGAAGGCAACAAGGATCTGCGCGGCTGA
- a CDS encoding chemotaxis protein CheW — MTRTDNSTHSQYLTFSLGREVFALDISKVREVLEITPASGIPGTPDHLRGVINLRGHAVPVIEMRSKLGMERIDDTVDTCVIILEVTLDNETHILGALVDSVREVFEMQEQDIEPVPKMGAAINVEYINGMGRQGDQFIIIVDVDAVFSQVRMPSMAESGNASPELAA, encoded by the coding sequence ATGACCAGAACAGACAATTCCACTCACAGCCAGTATCTGACCTTTTCCCTTGGCAGGGAGGTATTCGCCCTCGACATCAGCAAGGTCAGGGAAGTCCTTGAAATAACCCCGGCGTCCGGGATTCCGGGGACGCCGGACCATCTGCGCGGCGTCATCAACCTGCGCGGCCACGCCGTGCCGGTCATCGAGATGCGCTCGAAACTCGGCATGGAGCGGATCGACGACACGGTTGACACCTGCGTGATCATCCTTGAGGTCACCCTGGACAATGAAACCCACATCCTGGGGGCGCTTGTGGATTCGGTGCGGGAGGTGTTCGAAATGCAGGAGCAGGACATCGAGCCTGTGCCCAAGATGGGTGCCGCCATCAATGTCGAGTACATCAACGGCATGGGTCGGCAGGGGGATCAATTCATCATCATCGTTGATGTCGATGCGGTCTTCTCTCAAGTGCGGATGCCAAGCATGGCCGAGTCAGGGAACGCCAGCCCGGAACTGGCCGCGTAG